In one Pseudomonas sp. SCA2728.1_7 genomic region, the following are encoded:
- a CDS encoding TerB family tellurite resistance protein has protein sequence MLWPGTLIGAGAGFAIASIPGAMLGALLGQALDRRLHLQSWGHLREKLGGRPMLRNDELLFVLLGRLAKSDGRVTDGHIQQARNEMRALEMSEPATRRAITAFNRGKSENDNLRGYLRRLSGQPHAAEGVLRACWRMVWADGRAGVSERELLAQWGKWLGWTSQQVQALANDYEPGKRPIVSAAVSYQEAMRLLGVSASSEPAQIKRAYRRLLSRHHPDKIAGTGATPAQVREATDKTRELHNAYTLIRERRDFR, from the coding sequence ATGTTGTGGCCAGGGACTCTGATTGGAGCCGGAGCGGGTTTTGCGATCGCCAGCATTCCGGGGGCCATGCTTGGGGCATTGTTGGGGCAGGCGCTGGATCGGCGCTTGCACTTGCAGAGCTGGGGACACTTGCGGGAAAAGCTCGGCGGTCGGCCGATGCTGCGTAACGACGAACTGTTGTTTGTGTTGCTCGGACGTCTGGCCAAAAGTGACGGTCGAGTCACCGATGGCCATATCCAGCAGGCGCGCAACGAGATGCGTGCGCTAGAGATGAGCGAGCCGGCGACGCGTCGGGCGATTACCGCGTTCAACCGTGGCAAGTCGGAAAATGACAATCTGCGCGGCTATTTGCGGCGTCTGAGCGGACAACCCCACGCGGCCGAAGGGGTGTTGCGGGCGTGTTGGCGGATGGTCTGGGCCGATGGTCGTGCGGGCGTCAGCGAGCGGGAATTGTTGGCGCAGTGGGGCAAATGGCTGGGCTGGACATCGCAGCAGGTTCAGGCCTTGGCCAATGATTACGAGCCGGGCAAACGACCGATCGTCAGCGCTGCGGTGAGTTATCAGGAGGCGATGCGTTTATTGGGCGTGTCGGCGTCCAGCGAACCGGCGCAGATCAAGCGAGCCTATCGGCGTCTGCTCAGTCGTCATCATCCGGACAAGATTGCCGGTACGGGGGCGACGCCAGCGCAGGTGCGCGAAGCGACCGATAAAACCCGCGAGCTGCACAATGCCTACACGTTGATTCGTGAGCGGCGGGATTTTCGCTAA
- a CDS encoding phosphotransferase, with protein MPDQDVRLQHLKVWLDEQLVNLFADQGWGAVPPATLTAASSDASFRRYFRWEGEGRSFVVMDAPPPQENCKPFVDIAFLLAKSGINVPKIYAEDLERGFLLLNDLGNQTYLDVIDGENADALFNDALQALLAFQQLPMVAPLPSYDVALLRRELELFPEWYVKHELGVEFDSTQQQQWQQVSDLLIDSALAQPKVLVHRDYMPRNLMLSEPNPGVLDFQDAVYGPVTYDVTCLFKDAFLSWPEERVRGWLESYWQQASALNIPVQPDFEDFLRASDLMGVQRHLKVIGIFARICHRDGKPRYLADVPRFFSYIEAVIARRPELAELQALFTSLRGGATA; from the coding sequence ATGCCTGACCAAGATGTACGCTTGCAACACCTGAAAGTTTGGCTCGATGAGCAGTTGGTAAACCTGTTTGCAGATCAGGGCTGGGGCGCCGTGCCCCCGGCCACGTTGACCGCGGCCAGCAGCGACGCGAGTTTCCGCCGTTACTTCCGTTGGGAAGGTGAAGGTCGCAGCTTCGTCGTGATGGACGCTCCGCCGCCCCAGGAAAACTGCAAACCGTTCGTGGATATCGCTTTTTTGCTGGCGAAATCCGGAATAAATGTGCCGAAAATTTACGCCGAAGACCTCGAGCGCGGATTTCTTTTGCTCAATGACCTGGGCAACCAGACCTATCTCGACGTGATCGATGGCGAAAATGCCGACGCATTGTTCAACGATGCCTTGCAAGCGCTGCTGGCTTTTCAGCAGTTGCCGATGGTTGCACCGTTGCCGAGTTACGACGTTGCGTTGCTGCGTCGTGAGCTGGAACTGTTCCCCGAGTGGTATGTGAAACATGAGCTTGGCGTCGAATTCGATTCGACTCAGCAACAGCAGTGGCAGCAGGTCAGCGATCTGCTGATCGACAGCGCACTCGCCCAGCCCAAAGTGCTGGTGCACCGCGACTACATGCCGCGCAACCTGATGCTCAGCGAGCCGAACCCCGGCGTGCTGGATTTCCAGGATGCAGTTTACGGCCCGGTGACCTACGACGTGACGTGCCTGTTCAAGGACGCCTTCCTCAGTTGGCCTGAAGAACGCGTGCGTGGCTGGCTGGAAAGTTATTGGCAGCAAGCCTCGGCGCTGAATATTCCGGTGCAGCCGGACTTCGAGGACTTCCTGCGCGCCAGCGACCTGATGGGCGTGCAGCGTCACCTGAAAGTCATTGGCATCTTCGCGCGCATCTGCCATCGCGACGGCAAGCCGCGTTATCTGGCCGACGTGCCGCGTTTCTTCTCTTATATAGAAGCGGTGATTGCGCGTCGTCCGGAACTGGCGGAGCTGCAAGCGCTGTTCACCAGCCTGCGGGGTGGAGCAACAGCATGA
- the murU gene encoding N-acetylmuramate alpha-1-phosphate uridylyltransferase MurU: MKAMILAAGKGERMRPLTLTTPKPLVRAGGVPLIEYHLHALAAAGFNEIVINHAWLGQQIEDYLGDGSQFGVNIQYSPEGEPLETGGGIFRALPLLGDDAFLVVNGDIWTDYDFSVLHQPINGLAHLVLADNPAHHPSGDFTLVDGKVHDGQPDAATLTYSGIAVLHPQLFDGCADGAFKLAPLLRNAMAADEVTGERLKGHWVDVGTHERLAEAETLIEASR; this comes from the coding sequence ATGAAGGCAATGATTCTGGCGGCAGGCAAAGGCGAGCGTATGCGCCCGCTGACCCTGACCACGCCGAAACCACTGGTGCGTGCCGGCGGTGTTCCCCTGATCGAATATCACCTGCACGCCCTGGCGGCTGCGGGGTTCAACGAGATCGTGATCAATCACGCCTGGCTCGGTCAGCAGATCGAAGATTACCTGGGTGACGGTTCGCAATTTGGCGTGAACATTCAGTACTCGCCGGAAGGTGAGCCACTGGAAACCGGCGGCGGGATTTTCCGTGCGCTGCCGTTGCTCGGCGATGACGCCTTCCTGGTGGTCAACGGTGATATCTGGACCGATTACGACTTCAGCGTGCTGCATCAGCCGATCAACGGGCTCGCACATCTGGTACTGGCCGACAATCCGGCGCATCACCCGAGTGGAGATTTCACTTTGGTCGATGGCAAGGTGCACGACGGTCAGCCGGACGCTGCGACCCTGACCTACAGCGGCATCGCGGTGCTGCATCCTCAGTTGTTCGACGGCTGCGCCGACGGTGCTTTCAAACTGGCACCGCTGTTGCGCAACGCCATGGCGGCTGACGAGGTCACGGGCGAGCGACTGAAAGGTCACTGGGTGGATGTCGGTACGCACGAGCGTCTGGCTGAAGCTGAAACCTTGATAGAAGCGAGTCGCTGA